One segment of Balaenoptera ricei isolate mBalRic1 chromosome 8, mBalRic1.hap2, whole genome shotgun sequence DNA contains the following:
- the LOC132370223 gene encoding olfactory receptor 9I1-like → MAENGTVVTEFILMGLQLWAELQTGLFFVFLVLYLITIGGNLGMIALIQSDRCLQTSMYFFLSHLPFLDICYSSIIVPQLLETLGTDQMVITFEHCTIQFFVTLCASTECVLSVVMAYDLYGAVSNPLLYATAMTPQTRLGLVARAYGGAMVNSVIRTGCTFSISFCKSNHMDFFFNDLPPLLKLACSETRPRERVIYLLAFLVITTSVSVIFISYLFIIQAILKIRSAGGKAKTFSTCASHITAVALFFGTLIFIYLKGNMGKSLGEGKTVSVFYTVVIPMLNPMIYSLRNKEVKEALKRVLNRMKVSQVE, encoded by the coding sequence ATGGCAGAAAATGGCACTGTGGTGACAGAATTCATTTTGATGGGGCTCCAGCTGTGGGCAGAGCTGCAGACAGGTCTCTTCTTTGTGTTTCTGGTCCTTTATCTCATCACCATAGGAGGTAACCTGGGGATGATAGCACTGATTCAGAGTGACCGTTGCCTCCAGACCTCCATGTACTTCTTCCTCAGCCACCTTCCCTTCCTGGACATTTGCTATTCTTCTATTATTGTCCCTCAGTTGCTGGAGACCTTGGGTACTGATCAGATGGTCATCACCTTTGAGCACTGTACCATCCAGTTCTTTGTCACACTCTGTGCTAGTACTGAATGTGTCCTTTCGGTGGTGATGGCCTATGACCTCTATGGGGCCGTGAGTAACCCTCTCCTCTATGCCACTGCAATGACACCTCAGACCCGCCTGGGATTGGTGGCTAGGGCATATGGTGGTGCCATGGTCAATTCTGTGATCCGCACTGGGTGTACCTTCTCCATCTCCTTCTGTAAGTCCAACCATATGGATTTCTTCTTTAATGACCTCCCACCTCTGCTGAAGCTTGCCTGTAGTGAGACCAGACCACGAGAACGGGTGATCTACCTCTTAGCTTTCTTGGTCATTACAACCAGCGTTTCAGTGATTTTTATATCCTACCTGTTCATCATTCAGGCTATTCTGAAGATTCGTTCAGCTGGTGGCAAAGCCAAGACTTTCTCTACCTGTGCTTCTCACATAACGGCAGTGGCTCTTTTCTTTGGGACACTGATATTCATATACCTGAAAGGTAACATGGGAAAATCCCTTGGGGAGGGCAAGACTGTGTCAGTATTTTACACTGTGGTCATCCCTATGCTGAACCCAATGATCTACAGCCTGAGGAACAAGGAAGTGAAGGAGGCTCTGAAGAGAGTTCTCAACAGGATGAAGGTTTCCCAAGTAGAGTAA